The following coding sequences are from one Methanococcoides orientis window:
- a CDS encoding V-type ATP synthase subunit D encodes MGAKDVKPTRSELIELKKKIKLSEGGHKLLKMKRDGLILEFFDILSKAKDVRSELDAAYEKANEKIGIAESVEGRITVKSTAFAMKDAPQIELESHNIMGVVVPKIESSSVRKPINKRGYGILGTSSYIDEAVDSYEVLVEKIILAAEIETTMKKLLDDIEKTKRRVNALEFKVIPDLQESMSFIRLRLEEMERENTFRLKRIKA; translated from the coding sequence ATGGGCGCAAAAGACGTTAAACCAACTCGATCAGAACTCATTGAGCTGAAGAAGAAGATCAAGCTCTCAGAAGGTGGCCACAAGCTGCTGAAAATGAAGAGAGATGGACTTATCCTTGAGTTCTTTGATATCTTAAGCAAGGCAAAGGATGTACGCTCAGAGTTGGATGCTGCCTATGAAAAGGCCAATGAGAAGATCGGTATCGCAGAATCTGTGGAAGGCAGGATAACTGTCAAATCCACAGCATTTGCAATGAAAGATGCACCACAGATCGAGCTCGAAAGCCACAACATCATGGGCGTAGTAGTGCCAAAGATCGAATCCTCAAGTGTGCGTAAACCCATAAACAAGCGTGGATACGGAATTCTCGGAACAAGCTCTTACATTGATGAAGCCGTCGATTCATATGAAGTCCTGGTTGAAAAGATCATTCTGGCAGCAGAGATCGAAACAACCATGAAGAAACTACTTGATGATATCGAGAAGACAAAGAGGCGTGTCAATGCACTTGAGTTCAAGGTCATACCTGACCTGCAGGAATCAATGAGTTTCATAAGACTCCGTCTTGAAGAGATGGAAAGAGAAAACACGTTCCGCTTGAAGAGGATCAAAGCATAA